A portion of the Pseudomonas sp. GR 6-02 genome contains these proteins:
- the tssG gene encoding type VI secretion system baseplate subunit TssG — translation MATPSRHAAVPLSLSQKLRRDPQAFELLQALLLLEREHPQAESLGSGTAPQAEALRLRGPLTPLFSASEIESLTLDAGQPPTLTTPVFGLGGPDGPLPYAYQEWLQQRARAKDYAPAEFLDLFQHRLLSLLYKVMRKHRIAVGFTAPGASPVQAQLRALTGLLPKALQERQAVPDSAVLACSALFADGRRSLAGFAAIVREHFELPVELSAYEGAWREIPPASRSRLQPGGRNLQLGRSAVAGTRVWDEHAGIRLTLGPLTSAQAARFLPDGEAHPALASLSALYFGPDLDCTLVLLVRGASPMKLGRQAPPLLSWNGGLQRQTSLAVQRIETRLRQLEIT, via the coding sequence ATGGCAACCCCAAGCCGGCATGCCGCTGTCCCTCTGAGTCTGAGTCAGAAGCTGCGGCGCGATCCGCAGGCGTTCGAGTTGTTGCAGGCGTTGTTGCTGCTGGAACGCGAACACCCGCAAGCCGAATCCCTGGGCAGCGGCACCGCCCCTCAAGCGGAAGCCTTGCGCCTGCGCGGGCCGTTGACGCCGCTGTTTTCCGCCAGCGAAATCGAAAGTCTGACCCTGGACGCGGGCCAGCCACCGACGCTCACGACACCAGTGTTTGGCCTCGGCGGGCCGGACGGCCCCCTGCCCTACGCCTATCAGGAATGGCTGCAACAACGGGCCCGGGCCAAGGACTATGCCCCGGCCGAATTCCTCGACCTGTTCCAGCATCGCTTGCTCAGCCTGCTGTACAAGGTGATGCGCAAACACCGGATCGCCGTCGGCTTCACAGCCCCCGGCGCATCGCCGGTGCAGGCGCAACTGCGGGCGCTGACCGGGCTGTTGCCCAAAGCCTTGCAGGAACGCCAGGCCGTACCCGACTCTGCGGTACTGGCGTGCAGCGCGCTATTTGCCGACGGTCGTCGTTCCCTGGCCGGTTTCGCCGCGATCGTGCGCGAGCACTTCGAACTGCCGGTAGAACTCAGCGCCTATGAAGGTGCCTGGCGGGAGATTCCGCCGGCCAGTCGCAGTCGCCTGCAACCGGGTGGGCGCAACCTGCAACTGGGTCGTAGCGCGGTGGCCGGCACTCGGGTCTGGGATGAACACGCCGGCATCCGCCTGACCCTCGGCCCGCTGACCTCGGCGCAGGCGGCGCGGTTTCTGCCGGACGGTGAAGCCCATCCGGCGCTGGCCAGTCTCAGCGCGCTGTATTTCGGCCCCGACCTGGATTGCACACTGGTGCTGTTGGTGCGCGGTGCCAGTCCGATGAAACTCGGTCGTCAGGCCCCGCCCTTGCTCAGTTGGAACGGCGGCCTGCAACGCCAGACCAGCCTTGCCGTGCAACGGATCGAAACCCGCCTTCGTCAGCTGGAGATCACCTGA